From a single Salinirussus salinus genomic region:
- a CDS encoding STT3 domain-containing protein, with protein MSDAERVAALLDERPDLADPLASLLDVDAELDTWTFEDIPVESGPFGELVGRGIVEKVDGEYRLADPEAVRATLDRSEPADAIDGATGNGDTSSPAVSSPDVDLSLPTLAVDRRLLLTLGGVLLFLALTRTVFAFPSVFRDQVVLSGNDPYYYRYWVEQLLAGGGDLSPSALPGVVAKGEPLMVTTLWAASALLGGSVTAAGWVLAWYPVVSAVIAGAALYLVTTRVTRDRRVGLAAVVMLATLPGHGYRTSLGFADHHAFDFIWLALALLALHSVLARTDSWRDAGTWLAAGGLGVAVAAQVLSWEAGPLLIAPIAVAAAALVLVDVRLERDPLLWGLPLLVGLGLASLLTVGAHETFNWHTDVVTAAPPLLFGGVAVVVVLGTAAARTGLSWRVVAGGYVAVAVAGLLGVRYGLPDFWAEASSGVQRIVAPRDIVETAPLFGEGAGWLLLFGLLLVVGVAYLAWATRALAGGDRHWAAPAAYAWILLGLSFFSIRFGGETSIPLAVFAALGFVHIAERVDLANRPAPFREAGGARAQADGGRRPGDNESLVDFSWPDGRAFASLLVLGLLLCGLGLMQVPIKTGQLTITDETYETATEIDAYAAGQNLSDSESYVLSQWGRNRVYNYFVSGESQSFGYARQQYPQILNAEPGSAPPGRVGFVVADPAGNWSEGSVHDRLMSYGEGASGLAHYRAVARAGETRAFAAVPGANVTGEIEANVTTATLVTDVRVPGWEFAYARETSVTNGYFATRVAHPGQYRVLADGQERETLVVPGDAVLNGTRVDAGQAGGEG; from the coding sequence ATGAGCGACGCCGAGCGGGTCGCCGCCCTCCTGGACGAACGGCCGGACCTGGCGGACCCGCTGGCGTCACTACTCGACGTGGATGCGGAACTGGACACCTGGACGTTCGAGGACATCCCCGTCGAATCCGGCCCGTTCGGCGAACTCGTCGGCCGCGGCATCGTCGAGAAAGTCGACGGGGAGTACCGGCTGGCCGACCCCGAGGCCGTCCGGGCAACCCTCGACCGCAGCGAACCCGCAGATGCGATTGACGGGGCTACCGGGAACGGAGATACGAGCTCGCCGGCTGTCAGCAGCCCTGACGTCGACCTCTCGCTCCCAACCCTCGCGGTCGACCGTCGGCTCCTCCTCACGCTGGGGGGCGTCCTGCTCTTTCTCGCGCTGACGCGGACTGTCTTTGCCTTCCCCAGCGTGTTCCGCGACCAGGTGGTGCTCTCGGGGAACGACCCCTACTACTACCGGTACTGGGTCGAGCAGCTGCTGGCCGGGGGCGGCGACCTCTCGCCCTCGGCGTTGCCGGGCGTGGTCGCGAAGGGGGAGCCGCTGATGGTGACGACGCTGTGGGCGGCGAGCGCACTGCTAGGCGGGTCGGTGACCGCCGCGGGCTGGGTGCTCGCATGGTATCCCGTCGTCTCCGCGGTCATCGCAGGCGCGGCGCTGTACCTGGTGACGACGCGAGTCACCCGGGACCGTCGGGTGGGGCTGGCCGCGGTCGTGATGCTCGCGACCCTCCCTGGACATGGCTACCGGACGAGTCTCGGCTTTGCCGACCACCACGCCTTCGACTTCATCTGGCTGGCGCTCGCGTTGCTAGCGTTGCACAGCGTGCTCGCCCGGACCGACTCCTGGCGCGACGCCGGGACGTGGCTCGCAGCTGGTGGGTTGGGCGTTGCGGTCGCCGCGCAGGTACTGTCCTGGGAAGCGGGACCGCTGCTCATCGCGCCCATCGCGGTGGCCGCCGCGGCGCTCGTTCTCGTCGATGTCCGACTGGAGCGGGACCCGCTGCTGTGGGGCCTGCCGCTGCTCGTGGGGCTCGGGCTGGCGAGCCTGCTGACCGTGGGCGCCCACGAGACGTTCAACTGGCACACCGACGTGGTCACCGCGGCGCCGCCGTTGCTCTTCGGGGGTGTTGCCGTGGTGGTCGTCCTCGGAACAGCCGCCGCCCGGACGGGCCTCTCCTGGCGCGTCGTCGCCGGGGGGTACGTCGCTGTGGCCGTCGCCGGGCTGCTGGGGGTGCGCTACGGGCTGCCAGACTTCTGGGCCGAGGCGTCGAGCGGCGTCCAGCGGATCGTCGCGCCCCGCGATATCGTCGAAACCGCGCCGCTGTTCGGCGAGGGCGCGGGCTGGCTGTTGCTGTTCGGGCTCCTGCTCGTGGTCGGCGTCGCCTACCTCGCGTGGGCCACCCGGGCGCTTGCTGGTGGGGACCGGCACTGGGCCGCTCCGGCCGCCTACGCCTGGATACTGCTTGGCTTGAGCTTCTTTTCGATCCGGTTCGGTGGGGAGACCTCCATCCCGCTCGCGGTCTTCGCGGCGCTTGGCTTCGTCCACATCGCCGAGCGGGTCGACCTGGCGAACCGGCCGGCGCCGTTCCGCGAGGCCGGGGGCGCTCGTGCGCAGGCCGACGGTGGACGCCGACCCGGGGATAACGAGTCGCTCGTTGATTTCTCGTGGCCCGACGGCCGGGCCTTCGCGTCATTGCTGGTGCTCGGGCTCCTGCTCTGTGGGCTCGGGCTGATGCAGGTGCCCATCAAGACCGGCCAGCTGACGATCACCGATGAGACGTACGAGACCGCAACCGAGATCGACGCCTACGCCGCCGGCCAGAATCTCTCGGACTCCGAGAGTTACGTGCTGAGCCAGTGGGGGCGCAACCGCGTCTACAACTACTTCGTCAGCGGGGAATCGCAATCATTCGGCTACGCCCGCCAGCAGTATCCACAGATCCTCAACGCCGAACCGGGGTCGGCCCCACCCGGAAGAGTCGGCTTCGTCGTCGCCGACCCCGCGGGCAACTGGTCGGAGGGTTCGGTCCACGACCGGCTGATGAGCTACGGCGAGGGCGCCTCGGGGCTGGCCCACTACCGGGCCGTCGCGCGCGCCGGTGAGACGCGTGCCTTCGCCGCCGTTCCGGGCGCGAACGTGACCGGGGAAATAGAGGCGAACGTGACGACGGCGACGCTCGTGACCGACGTCCGCGTGCCGGGCTGGGAGTTCGCCTACGCCCGCGAGACGAGCGTGACGAACGGCTACTTCGCCACACGCGTCGCCCACCCCGGCCAGTACCGCGTGCTCGCCGACGGGCAGGAACGGGAGACGCTGGTCGTCCCCGGGGACGCGGTGCTGAACGGGACGCGAGTCGACGCCGGGCAGGCCGGCGGTGAAGGCTGA
- a CDS encoding sugar transferase has product MTSGWRYRFASVSGAVVLTAVAVTVANYPAIQDAFAMVPFLGRPAPTVLSNGELTFALLTMLAAVFVTVWPLFKPQPRRTLDTIFLTEKRLGVALLGMAALGYFDYTFRLPRSTLLLTAAALSALLPVWMVAIRRRPSQQSRAVLVGDDTEAMRDLLEATDLPVIGYVAPPSPYQREGAPSRGMADGGRLEQTSAFGEMSRLGGLSRLEEVLVEEDVDTVLVAFAESDRAEFFGALDTCHEYGVSVLAHRAHANHVLTQGIKDSEELVEIDLEPWDWLDHVAKRAFDVAFAGGGLLVLSPVIAVIAVALKLDSPGPVLYSQERTAEFGDTFTISKFRSMVPDAESETGVKLSEEDAGGVDPRVTRVGKVLRRTHLDEIPQLWSILMGDMSVVGPRPERPELDADIERGVEDWPSRWFVKPGLTGLAQINDATGHEPDRKLRYDLEYIRKQSFWFDVKIVIRQVWQVLGDVVATIRSRSSE; this is encoded by the coding sequence ATGACCTCCGGGTGGCGGTACCGGTTCGCTAGCGTTTCGGGGGCGGTCGTGCTGACCGCCGTCGCCGTGACGGTGGCGAACTATCCGGCCATCCAAGACGCCTTCGCGATGGTCCCTTTCCTCGGTCGGCCCGCGCCGACCGTCCTCTCGAACGGGGAACTCACCTTCGCGCTGTTGACGATGCTGGCGGCCGTGTTCGTGACCGTCTGGCCTCTGTTCAAACCCCAGCCCCGACGGACTCTCGATACCATCTTTCTCACGGAGAAGCGCCTCGGCGTTGCGCTGTTGGGGATGGCCGCGCTCGGTTACTTTGACTACACGTTCCGGCTCCCGCGGAGTACGCTCCTGCTGACTGCCGCGGCACTGTCCGCCCTGTTGCCGGTCTGGATGGTCGCAATCCGGCGCCGCCCCTCCCAGCAGTCCCGGGCGGTGCTGGTCGGCGACGACACCGAGGCGATGCGGGACCTGCTTGAGGCGACCGACCTGCCCGTCATCGGCTACGTCGCGCCGCCGAGTCCCTATCAGCGTGAGGGGGCGCCCTCCCGCGGGATGGCTGACGGGGGGCGGCTGGAGCAGACGAGTGCCTTCGGCGAGATGTCGCGACTGGGCGGTCTGTCGCGGCTGGAGGAGGTGCTCGTCGAGGAGGACGTCGACACGGTACTCGTGGCCTTCGCGGAGTCCGACCGTGCGGAGTTCTTCGGCGCGCTGGATACCTGCCACGAGTACGGCGTGTCAGTGCTGGCGCATCGGGCGCACGCGAATCACGTCTTGACACAGGGGATCAAGGACAGCGAGGAACTGGTCGAAATCGACCTGGAGCCGTGGGACTGGCTTGACCACGTCGCTAAGCGAGCTTTCGACGTGGCGTTCGCGGGCGGTGGGCTACTCGTGCTCTCGCCGGTGATTGCGGTTATCGCCGTCGCGCTCAAACTTGACTCACCGGGGCCGGTGTTGTACAGCCAGGAGCGAACCGCGGAGTTCGGGGATACGTTTACTATCTCCAAATTTCGGAGTATGGTGCCGGATGCGGAGTCCGAGACTGGTGTGAAGTTGTCTGAAGAGGACGCTGGTGGCGTTGACCCGCGGGTGACGCGGGTGGGAAAAGTGTTACGACGGACGCACCTTGACGAGATCCCCCAACTGTGGTCTATTCTGATGGGTGACATGAGCGTGGTCGGCCCACGTCCCGAGCGGCCGGAGTTGGATGCGGACATTGAACGCGGTGTTGAGGATTGGCCCAGCCGGTGGTTCGTCAAGCCTGGGCTGACGGGCCTAGCACAGATCAACGACGCGACCGGCCACGAGCCCGACCGGAAGCTACGCTACGATCTGGAGTACATTCGCAAGCAGTCATTCTGGTTCGATGTTAAGATCGTGATCCGGCAGGTCTGGCAGGTATTGGGCGACGTGGTGGCGACTATCCGGTCGCGGAGTTCCGAGTAA